A part of Excalfactoria chinensis isolate bCotChi1 chromosome 23, bCotChi1.hap2, whole genome shotgun sequence genomic DNA contains:
- the LOC140262063 gene encoding green-sensitive opsin, with product MNGTEGINFYVPMSNKTGVVRSPFEYPQYYLAEPWKYRLVCCYIFFLISTGLPINLLTLLVTFKHKKLRQPLNYILVNLAVADLFMACFGFTVTFYTAWNGYFVFGPVGCAVEGFFATLGGQVALWSLVVLAIERYIVVCKPMGNFRFSATHAMMGIAFTWVMAFSCAAPPLFGWSRYMPEGMQCSCGPDYYTHNPDYHNESYVLYMFVIHFIIPVVVIFFSYGRLICKVREAAAQQQESATTQKAEKEVTRMVILMVLGFMLAWTPYAVVAFWIFTNKGADFTATLMAVPAFFSKSSSLYNPIIYVLMNKQFRNCMITTICCGKNPFGDEDVSSTVSQSKTEVSSISSSQVSPA from the exons ATGAATGGGACAGAAGGTATCAATTTTTATGTGCCTATGTCCAACAAGACAGGGGTGGTGCGAAGCCCCTTCGAATACCCCCAGTATTACCTAGCCGAGCCCTGGAAATACCGCCTTGTGTGTTGCTAcatcttcttcctcatctcCACTGGTCTGCCCATCAACCTCCTCACCCTCCTGGTCACTTTCAAACACAAGAAGCTCCGGCAGCCGCTCAACTACATCCTGGTCAACCTGGCGGTGGCTGACCTCTTCATGGCCTGCTTCGGCTTCACTGTCACCTTCTACACAGCCTGGAATGGATATTTCGTCTTCGGTCCCGTTGGCTGCGCCGTCGAGGGCTTCTTCGCCACTCTGGGAG gCCAGGTTGCCCTCTGGTCCCTGGTTGTCTTGGCCATAGAGCGTTACATCGTTGTCTGCAAGCCCATGGGAAACTTCCGCTTCTCTGCCACCCACGCCATGATGGGCATCGCTTTCACCTGGGTCATGGCCTTCTCCTGTGCTGCTCCACCCCTCTTTGGCTGGTCCAG GTACATGCCGGAGGGGATGCAGTGTTCCTGTGGCCCTGACTATTACACCCACAACCCCGACTACCACAACGAGTCCTACGTGCTCTACATGTTCGTCATCCACTTCATCATCCCAGTCGTGGTCATCTTCTTTTCCTACGGGCGCCTCATTTGCAAAGTCCGAGAG GCAGCCGCACAGCAGCAGGAGTCAGCCACCACccagaaggcagagaaggagGTGACGCGGATGGTGATCCTGATGGTGCTGGGCTTCATGCTGGCCTGGACGCCCTATGCTGTAGTGGCATTCTGGATCTTCACCAACAAGGGAGCAGACTTCACCGCCACGCTGATGGCAGTGCCTGCCTTCTTCTCCAAGAGCTCCTCTCTCTACAACCCCATCATCTACGTCCTCATGAACAAGCAG TTCCGTAATTGCATGATCACCACTATCTGCTGTGGCAAGAATCCTTTTGGTGATGAAGACGTCTCCTCCACCGTATCCCAGAGCAAGACTGAGgtctcctccatctcctccagccAAGTTTCACCTGCATAG